A window of the Miscanthus floridulus cultivar M001 chromosome 14, ASM1932011v1, whole genome shotgun sequence genome harbors these coding sequences:
- the LOC136504757 gene encoding cytochrome b5-like isoform X1 yields the protein MAGEGKKLFAASEVALHASRKDCWVVIGGKVYDVTKFLEDHPGGEDVLLHASASGDASEAFEEVGHSTSAVSMMDSYLIGSIKGYVRPSASKATDPWSADVPPNSRTMQRNKGPPNPNTFLDFLLPLFVLGLAFAAWYYLTFISKNH from the exons ATGGCGGGGGAGGGCAAGAAGCTCTTCGCCGCGTCCGAGGTCGCCCTCCACGCCTCCAGGAAGGACTGCTGGGTCGTCATCGGCGGCAAG GTGTATGATGTGACCAAGTTCTTGGAGGACCACCCTGGGGGAGAGGATGTGCTCCTCCATGCATCAG CCTCTGGGGATGCCTCGGAAGCATTTGAAGAGGTGGGACACAGCACTTCAGCTGTCAGCATGATGGACAGCTACTTGATTGGAAGCATCAAGGGCTATGTTCGTCCGAGTGCATCGAAGGCCACAGATCCTTGGAGCGCTGATGTTCCACCAAATTCCAGGACAATGCAAAGGAACAAAGGCCCTCCTAATCCAAATACCTTCCTGGACTTTCTACTCCCACTGTTTGTGCTTGGCCTGGCATTTGCAGCTTGGTATTACCTAACCTTCATCTCCAAGAACCATTAA
- the LOC136504306 gene encoding uncharacterized protein isoform X2, with translation MSSEDKAMASCVTSLSPKAMASEPDPNRMMMSRSNMEYSQTNGQANAVLGPVAIFWDIENCPVPSDVRPEDVASNVRMALRMHPVVRGAVTMLSAYGDFNAFPRRLREGCQRTGVKLVDVPNGRKDAADKAILVDMFLFALDNHPPSSIMLISGDVDFAPALHILGQRGYTIVIAIPSSVTVSSALSSAGSFVWDWPSLARGEGIVIPRSLVRRLADYPCYVNSGNVGQFPDNQNEEEAIVYTGTSRNEYGGRPPINQMYCYNTFQTTREPSKALYTVEDGNCGTSSRPHNLSCGQSESPEAGQGLTDEQSWWVRPGDLQGLKGQLIRLFELSGGCVPLVRIPSEYLKLFGRHLYVSEYGAVKLVHLFEKLADSFVVIGKGHRKMICLCNSGDRNLKNYSSAPIILKKNTGSSALEESTIGACQQLGSSSDDLSEDEPNINPDIDGSYVFNEHLDSFRREIQELLVCYSCPVPLGNFESLYEQRYKKIIDYESLGVTGLEELVEKVKDVVDLHEDQASKSKFLIANYTTG, from the coding sequence ATGTCTTCTGAAGATAAAGCAATGGCTAGTTGTGTCACTTCACTCTCACCAAAAGCTATGGCGTCGGAACCAGATCCCAACAGGatgatgatgtctagatcaaATATGGAGTATTCGCAAACAAATGGCCAGGCAAATGCTGTTCTTGGTCCTGTGGCTATCTTTTGGGACATTGAGAACTGTCCTGTTCCAAGTGATGTACGGCCAGAAGATGTTGCTAGCAATGTTAGGATGGCTTTGCGCATGCATCCTGTTGTTAGGGGTGCTGTGACAATGCTGTCTGCTTATGGAGATTTCAATGCTTTCCCAAGGAGACTCAGGGAGGGATGCCAGAGAACTGGAGTCAAACTTGTTGATGTTCCTAATGGACGGAAAGATGCTGCTGATAAGGCTATACTGGTTGATATGTTCCTCTTTGCACTTGACAATCACCCACCATCATCCATTATGCTCATATCTGGTGATGTGGACTTCGCTCCGGCATTGCATATACTTGGCCAACGCGGATACACCATTGTCATTGCCATTCCGTCTTCAGTTACCGTCTCATCAGCTCTGAGCAGTGCCGGGAGTTTCGTGTGGGACTGGCCTAGCCTTGCCCGTGGTGAAGGTATTGTGATCCCTAGGTCCTTGGTGCGCCGTCTGGCTGATTATCCATGTTATGTCAACAGTGGGAATGTGGGACAGTTCCCTGACAATCAGAATGAAGAGGAGGCCATTGTGTATACCGGAACATCAAGGAATGAATATGGTGGCAGACCTCCCATCAACCAAATGTATTGCTATAACACTTTCCAGACAACTAGAGAACCAAGCAAAGCTCTGTATACTGTTGAAGATGGGAACTGTGGTACATCATCAAGGCCTCATAATTTATCGTGTGGTCAGAGTGAAAGTCCTGAGGCAGGCCAAGGTTTGACAGATGAGCAGTCATGGTGGGTTCGTCCTGGTGATCTTCAAGGATTGAAGGGTCAACTAATACGCCTGTTTGAATTATCTGGAGGATGTGTCCCACTTGTTCGTATTCCCTCAGAGTATCTAAAACTCTTTGGCAGacacctatatgtatcagaataTGGAGCTGTTAAGCTTGTTCATCTTTTCGAGAAGCTGGCTGACTCTTTTGTTGTCATAGGGAAGGGTCATAGAAAGATGATCTGCCTCTGTAATTCTGGTGATAGGAACCTGAAGAACTATTCAAGTGCGCCAATCATTTTGAAGAAGAACACCGGAAGTTCTGCTCTTGAAGAAAGCACGATAGGAGCATGTCAGCAGTTGGGCAGCTCATCAGATGATTTGTCAGAGGATGAACCAAATATCAACCCAGATATAGATGGCTCATATGTGTTTAATGAGCATCTAGACAGTTTCAGAAGGGAGATTCAGGAGCTTCTTGTTTGCTACTCCTGCCCTGTTCCGCTTGGTAATTTCGAGAGTTTATATGAGCAGCGGTACAAGAAGATCATTGACTATGAGAGCTTGGGAGTCACTGGTCTCGAGGAGCTAGTTGAGAAGGTGAAAGATGTGGTAGATTTGCACGAGGACCAAGCCAGCAAAAGCAAGTTCCTTATTGCTAACTACACCACCGGTTAG
- the LOC136504306 gene encoding uncharacterized protein isoform X1 → MRIAKSPTSPPLVFSLDKPTSSRRRPPSIHLSGGRTTTPPRNRQLSCPRRHRRRKASQPAPLLPPPPTPRFLWPRDPAGGSAPGISYSCRCWRSVRPPRNSVPSSVGNIMSSEDKAMASCVTSLSPKAMASEPDPNRMMMSRSNMEYSQTNGQANAVLGPVAIFWDIENCPVPSDVRPEDVASNVRMALRMHPVVRGAVTMLSAYGDFNAFPRRLREGCQRTGVKLVDVPNGRKDAADKAILVDMFLFALDNHPPSSIMLISGDVDFAPALHILGQRGYTIVIAIPSSVTVSSALSSAGSFVWDWPSLARGEGIVIPRSLVRRLADYPCYVNSGNVGQFPDNQNEEEAIVYTGTSRNEYGGRPPINQMYCYNTFQTTREPSKALYTVEDGNCGTSSRPHNLSCGQSESPEAGQGLTDEQSWWVRPGDLQGLKGQLIRLFELSGGCVPLVRIPSEYLKLFGRHLYVSEYGAVKLVHLFEKLADSFVVIGKGHRKMICLCNSGDRNLKNYSSAPIILKKNTGSSALEESTIGACQQLGSSSDDLSEDEPNINPDIDGSYVFNEHLDSFRREIQELLVCYSCPVPLGNFESLYEQRYKKIIDYESLGVTGLEELVEKVKDVVDLHEDQASKSKFLIANYTTG, encoded by the exons ATGCGAATTGCGAAATCGCCGACCTCCCCTCCTCTCGTCTTTTCCCTCGACAAACCGACCTCCTCCCGCCGGCGACCGCCGTCGATCCACCTATCGGGCGGCCGAACGACCACCCCTCCCCGAAATAGGCAGCTGAGCTgtccccgccgccaccgccgcagaAAAGCCTCGCAGCCTGCCCCCCTCCTCCCCCCGCCCCCTACACCTCGATTTCTCTGGCCCCGGGACCCCGCCGGCGGGAGCGCTCCCGGCATCTCCTACTCGTGCCGCTGCTGGAGATCCGTACGTCCGCCACGGAATAGCGTTCCTTCTTCTGTTG GTAACATAATGTCTTCTGAAGATAAAGCAATGGCTAGTTGTGTCACTTCACTCTCACCAAAAGCTATGGCGTCGGAACCAGATCCCAACAGGatgatgatgtctagatcaaATATGGAGTATTCGCAAACAAATGGCCAGGCAAATGCTGTTCTTGGTCCTGTGGCTATCTTTTGGGACATTGAGAACTGTCCTGTTCCAAGTGATGTACGGCCAGAAGATGTTGCTAGCAATGTTAGGATGGCTTTGCGCATGCATCCTGTTGTTAGGGGTGCTGTGACAATGCTGTCTGCTTATGGAGATTTCAATGCTTTCCCAAGGAGACTCAGGGAGGGATGCCAGAGAACTGGAGTCAAACTTGTTGATGTTCCTAATGGACGGAAAGATGCTGCTGATAAGGCTATACTGGTTGATATGTTCCTCTTTGCACTTGACAATCACCCACCATCATCCATTATGCTCATATCTGGTGATGTGGACTTCGCTCCGGCATTGCATATACTTGGCCAACGCGGATACACCATTGTCATTGCCATTCCGTCTTCAGTTACCGTCTCATCAGCTCTGAGCAGTGCCGGGAGTTTCGTGTGGGACTGGCCTAGCCTTGCCCGTGGTGAAGGTATTGTGATCCCTAGGTCCTTGGTGCGCCGTCTGGCTGATTATCCATGTTATGTCAACAGTGGGAATGTGGGACAGTTCCCTGACAATCAGAATGAAGAGGAGGCCATTGTGTATACCGGAACATCAAGGAATGAATATGGTGGCAGACCTCCCATCAACCAAATGTATTGCTATAACACTTTCCAGACAACTAGAGAACCAAGCAAAGCTCTGTATACTGTTGAAGATGGGAACTGTGGTACATCATCAAGGCCTCATAATTTATCGTGTGGTCAGAGTGAAAGTCCTGAGGCAGGCCAAGGTTTGACAGATGAGCAGTCATGGTGGGTTCGTCCTGGTGATCTTCAAGGATTGAAGGGTCAACTAATACGCCTGTTTGAATTATCTGGAGGATGTGTCCCACTTGTTCGTATTCCCTCAGAGTATCTAAAACTCTTTGGCAGacacctatatgtatcagaataTGGAGCTGTTAAGCTTGTTCATCTTTTCGAGAAGCTGGCTGACTCTTTTGTTGTCATAGGGAAGGGTCATAGAAAGATGATCTGCCTCTGTAATTCTGGTGATAGGAACCTGAAGAACTATTCAAGTGCGCCAATCATTTTGAAGAAGAACACCGGAAGTTCTGCTCTTGAAGAAAGCACGATAGGAGCATGTCAGCAGTTGGGCAGCTCATCAGATGATTTGTCAGAGGATGAACCAAATATCAACCCAGATATAGATGGCTCATATGTGTTTAATGAGCATCTAGACAGTTTCAGAAGGGAGATTCAGGAGCTTCTTGTTTGCTACTCCTGCCCTGTTCCGCTTGGTAATTTCGAGAGTTTATATGAGCAGCGGTACAAGAAGATCATTGACTATGAGAGCTTGGGAGTCACTGGTCTCGAGGAGCTAGTTGAGAAGGTGAAAGATGTGGTAGATTTGCACGAGGACCAAGCCAGCAAAAGCAAGTTCCTTATTGCTAACTACACCACCGGTTAG
- the LOC136504757 gene encoding cytochrome b5-like isoform X2 has protein sequence MAGEGKKLFAASEVALHASRKDCWVVIGGKVYDVTKFLEDHPGGEDVLLHASGFLLHDDASASQGSFQMAWRPREHLHDASAPRAANRLDEGDDNGVPPAPPPAAAVPRAMVLTVVRAKSGNMRRRLPIMETPPPPFIRH, from the exons ATGGCGGGGGAGGGCAAGAAGCTCTTCGCCGCGTCCGAGGTCGCCCTCCACGCCTCCAGGAAGGACTGCTGGGTCGTCATCGGCGGCAAG GTGTATGATGTGACCAAGTTCTTGGAGGACCACCCTGGGGGAGAGGATGTGCTCCTCCATGCATCAG GGTTCCTTCTTCATGATGACGCCTCAGCATCCCAGGGTTCCTTCCAGATGGCATGGCGGCCACGGGAACATCTTCATGATGCTTCAGCACCTAGGGCGGCAAATCGGCTTGATGAAGGCGATGACAACGGTGTgcctccagctcctcctcctgctgctgcagTTCCCCGGGCCATGGTGCTGACTGTGGTGCGGGCAAAGAGCGGCAACATGCGGCGGCGGCTGCCCATCATGGAGACACCGCCACCGCCGTTCATCAGGCACTAA